Proteins from a single region of Fundulus heteroclitus isolate FHET01 chromosome 12, MU-UCD_Fhet_4.1, whole genome shotgun sequence:
- the mtmr3 gene encoding myotubularin-related protein 3 isoform X5 translates to MEEEGQQSLECIQANQIFPKKSPVLEEENMQVPFPELHGEFTEYVGRAEDAIIAMSNYRLHIKFKESIVNVPLQLIECVEGRDMFQLHVTCKDCKVVRCQFSTFEQCQEWLKRLNAAVRPPSRLEDLFSFAFHAWCMEVYAGEKEQHGELCRPGEHVTSWFKNEVERMGFDTQNAWRISDINSKFRLCPSYPQQLLVPAWITDKELENVAAFRSWKRFPAVVYRHQSTGAVIARCGQPEVSWWGWRNADDEHLVQSIAKACAVDGSGRKHLANGSYTNGSDLPESDFDSSMTNSSEVETLAIQPHKLLILDARSYAAAVANRAKGGGCECPEYYPNCEVVFMGMANIHSIRKSFQSLRFLCTQMPDPANWLSALESTKWLQHLSLLLKAALLVVNAVDRDHRPVLVHCSDGWDRTPQIVALSKLLLDPYYRTIEGFQVLVETEWLDFGHKFADRCGHGENSEDLNERCPVFLQWLDCVHQLQRQFPCSFEFNEAFLVKLVQHTYSCLFGTFLCNSGKEREDRHVQERTCSVWSLLRPANRTLRNMLYSSHSETVLHPVCHVRNLMLWTAVYLPSSSPTTPSDDSCAPYPVPGANPEDAPLGRRPKTRSFDNLPSACELGSALAPNRRSSDPSLNEKWQDHRRSLELNMAVGPEGGGNQEFQPNADGPGADGQHSELGDGPQTQESPAGLRQDAPVSPAGEEVKEVELSVVVGVAEGQMENILQDATEDAGADMQGPSPAAGVTAADAAVKWEVESERENLLTVVNGAEMQRDIIANGHHPENGGTEAEDDGHSAPWPSQKEEGLHQEPADDAQTAEGAVEQGAERPSVEEEPSSGEQQPSAALRTVTNGFVDSSPEEQDVDEACPVSEPEHGGPQLGEQGDKRGSLMESSTETLTEEACSKLELSAQQSVLADRQPHGDGRSQHPCFRKDKEAAEHGFSRTLNGGSKHSSVGAFQSASAELSREGLHNGDCSDGDPCVGPHWSKGTGERAPLSRQVSLASCNSLILHPRGFCSQHRWCHAVLSRATVSPEQPARSHLDDDGLTLHTDAIQQRLRQIEAGHQMEVETLKKQVQELWSRLENQQHAGSHRINGDVGDEVTSTTDSEYNLDPNCLSRCSTELFSEASWEQVDKQDTEVTRWYPDHLAAQCYGCESRFWLATRKHHCRNCGNVFCASCCDQKMPVPSQQLFEPCRVCKNCYSSLQLSSAPLDHELEKPITASSN, encoded by the exons ATG gaggaggaggggcagcAGAGCCTGGAGTGTATCCAGGCCAATCAGATCTTCCCTAAGAAGTCCCCGGTGCTGGAGGAGGAAAACATGCAG GTGCCCTTTCCTGAGCTGCACGGCGAGTTCACAGAGTATGTGGGGAGAGCCGAGGACGCCATCATCGCAATGTCCAACTATCGCCTGCACATTAAGTTCAAAGAGTCCATTGTCAAC GTCCCCCTGCAGCTGATTGAGTGTGTAGAGGGCCGGGACATGTTTCAGCTTCACGTCACCTGTAAGGACTGCAAGGTTGTCAG GTGCCAGTTCTCCACCTTTGAGCAGTGCCAGGAGTGGCTGAAACGTCTGAACGCGGCAGTCAGGCCGCCCTCGCGCTTAGAGGACCTCTTCTCCTTCGCCTTCCACGCCTGGTGCATGGAGGTGTACGCCGGTGAGAAGGAGCAGCACGGCGAGCTCTGCAGGCCAG GGGAACATGTGACCTCGTGGTTCAAGAACGAGGTGGAAAGGATGGGCTTTGACACGCAGAACGCCTGGAGGATATCGGACATCAACAGCAagttcag GCTCTGCCCCAGCTATCCTCAGCAGCTCCTGGTGCCAGCCTGGATCACTGACAAGGAGCTGGAAAACGTGGCCGCCTTCCGCTCCTGGAAGAGGTTTCCCGCCGTGGTTTACAG GCACCAGAGCACAGGAGCGGTGATCGCCCGCTGCGGCCAACCAGAAGTCAGCTGGTGGGGATGGAGGAACGCCGACGACGAGCACCTGGTCCAGTCCATCGCCAAGGCGTGCGCCGTGGACGGCAGCGGTCGCAAACATCTCGCTAACGGCAGCTACACCAACGGCTCAGACCTGCCTGAGAGCGATTTCG ATTCGTCCATGACCAACAGCTCAGAGGTGGAGACTCTGGCCATCCAGCCCCACAAACTGCTGATCCTGGACGCTAGGTCGTACGCGGCGGCCGTGGCTAATAGGGCTAAGGGGGGAGGCTGTGAATGCCCAG AGTACTATCCCAACTGCGAGGTGGTATTCATGGGAATGGCCAACATCCACTCCATCCGTAAGAGTTTCCAGTCACTGCGTTTCCTCTGCACTCAGATGCCGGATCCAGccaa CTGGCTTTCTGCGCTGGAGAGCACCAAGTGGCTGCAGCAcctgtctctgctgctgaaggCGGCCCTGCTGGTGGTCAATGCAGTGGACAGAGACCACAGACCCGTGTTGGTGCATTGCTCCGATGGCTGGGACCGCACGCCGCAGATCGTTGCTCTGTCCAAACTGCTTTTGGACCCTTACTATCGCACCATCGAG GGCTTCCAGGTGTTGGTGGAAACAGAGTGGCTGGACTTTGGCCACAAGTTCGCCGACCGCTGTGGTCACGGGGAGAACTCCGAGGACCTGAACGAGCGCTGCCCCGTCTTCCTGCAGTGGCTGGACTGCGTTCACCAGCTGCAGAGGCAATTTCCCTGCTCCTTCGAGTTCAACGAGGCCTTCCTG GTGAAGCTGGTGCAGCACACCTACTCCTGTCTCTTCGGCACCTTCCTGTGTAACAGCGGCAAGGAGAGAGAGGATCGGCACGTTCAGGAGAGAACCTGCTCCGTGTGGTCACTGCTCCGGCCAGCCAACCGCACGCTGAGAAACATGCTGTACTCCTCCCACTCTGAAACC GTTCTCCACCCCGTGTGTCACGTGAGGAACCTGATGCTGTGGACGGCCGTCTACCTTCCCAGCTCCTCTCCCACCACGCCCTCCGACGACTCCTGCGCTCCGTATCCCGTGCCCGGTGCCAACCCGGAGGATGCGCCCCTGGGCAG ACGTCCAAAAACTCGCTCTTTTGACAACCTGCCCAGTGCATGTGAGCTGGGAAGCGCGCTGGCTCCCAACCGCCGCTCCAGCGACCCCAGCCTCAACGAGAAGTGGCAGGACCACCGGCGCTCTCTGGAGCTCAACATGGCAGTGGGCCCTGAGGGAGGGGGGAATCAGGAGTTTCAGCCCAACGCAGACGGGCCTGGTGCAGACGGACAGCACTCTGAGTTGGGCGACGGTCCGCAGACCCAGGAGTCCCCGGCCGGCCTGCGACAGGACGCGCCTGTAAGCCCGGCAGGAGAGGAAGTAAAGGAGGTGGAACTCTCTGTGGTGGTCGGCGTGGCTGAGGGACAAATGGAGAATATCCTTCAGGACGCCACAGAGGACGCAGGAGCAGACATGCAGGGACCGAGCCCCGCTGCAGGCGTTACGGCTGCTGACGCAGCAGTGAAGTGGGAAGTAGAAAGTGAGAGGGAGAACCTGCTGACGGTGGTTAACGGGGCTGAGATGCAGAGAGACATAATTGCAAATGGTCACCATCCTGAAAACGGTGGGACGGAGGCTGAGGACGACGGCCATTCTGCTCCTTGGCCTTCACAGAAGGAAGAGGGGCTCCATCAGGAGCCGGCCGACGACGCTCAGACAGCAGAGGGCGCTGTGGAGCAGGGTGCAGAGCGACCTTCTGTAGAAGAGGAGCCCAGCTCAGGAGAGCAGCAGCCGTCAGCGGCCCTCAGAACTGTGACTAACGGCTTTGTGGACAGCTCACCTGAGGAGCAGGACGTAGATGAAGCCTGTCCCGTCTCTGAACCTGAGCACGGCGGCCCACAGCTGGGAGAACAGGGGGACAAGAGGGGCTCCCTGATGGAGAGCTCCACAGAGACATTAACTGAAGAGGCCTGCAGCAAACTGGAGCTTTCAGCTCAACAAAGTGTTTTAGCCGACCGCCAGCCGCACGGCGATGGGAGGAGCCAGCATCCCTGCTTCAGGAAGGACAAGGAGGCGGCTGAGCACGGCTTCAGCAGAACTTTAAACGGCGGCAGCAAGCACTCCTCAGTCGGTGCCTTTCAATCTGCAAGTGCTGAGCTAAGCAGGGAGGGCTTGCATAACGGAGACTGCTCCGACGGAGACCCCTGCGTCGGGCCTCACTGGTCCAAAGGGACCGGGGAGCGGGCCCCTCTGAGCAGGCAGGTCTCCCTCGCCAGCTGCAACTCCCTGATCCTCCACCCGCGAGGCTTTTGCTCCCAGCACCGCTGGTGCCACGCCGTGCTGAGCCGGGCCACCGTCAGCCCGGAGCAGCCCGCCCGCAGCCACCTGGACGACGACGGGCTGACCCTGCACACGGACGCCATCCAGCAGAGGCTCAGGCAGATCGAGGcgggccaccagatggaggtgGAGACGCTGAAGAAGCAGGTGCAGGAGCTGTGGAGTCGGctggagaaccagcagcacgcCGGCTCTCACAGGATCAACGGAGACGTGGGAGATGAAGTG ACCTCGACCACCGACTCCGAGTACAACCTGGACCCAAACTGTTTGTCGCGCTGCAGCACAGAGCTCTTCTCAGAGGCCAGCTGGGAGCAGGTGGACAAGCAGGACACTGAG GTGACTCGCTGGTACCCCGATCATTTGGCCGCCCAGTGTTACGGCTGCGAGAGCAGGTTCTGGCTGGCCACAAGGAAGCATCATTGCAG GAACTGCGGTAACGTGTTCTGTGCCAGCTGTTGCGACCAAAAGATGCCAGTGCCAAGCCAGCAGCTGTTTGAGCCTTGCCGCGTCTGTAAGAACTGCTACAGCAGCCTTCAGCTCAGCTCGGCTCCTCTCGACCACGAGCTGGAGAAACCCATCACGGCGAGCTCCAACTGA
- the mtmr3 gene encoding myotubularin-related protein 3 isoform X1, with the protein MEEEGQQSLECIQANQIFPKKSPVLEEENMQVPFPELHGEFTEYVGRAEDAIIAMSNYRLHIKFKESIVNSCCCEVSVPLQLIECVEGRDMFQLHVTCKDCKVVRCQFSTFEQCQEWLKRLNAAVRPPSRLEDLFSFAFHAWCMEVYAGEKEQHGELCRPGEHVTSWFKNEVERMGFDTQNAWRISDINSKFRLCPSYPQQLLVPAWITDKELENVAAFRSWKRFPAVVYRHQSTGAVIARCGQPEVSWWGWRNADDEHLVQSIAKACAVDGSGRKHLANGSYTNGSDLPESDFDSSMTNSSEVETLAIQPHKLLILDARSYAAAVANRAKGGGCECPEYYPNCEVVFMGMANIHSIRKSFQSLRFLCTQMPDPANWLSALESTKWLQHLSLLLKAALLVVNAVDRDHRPVLVHCSDGWDRTPQIVALSKLLLDPYYRTIEGFQVLVETEWLDFGHKFADRCGHGENSEDLNERCPVFLQWLDCVHQLQRQFPCSFEFNEAFLVKLVQHTYSCLFGTFLCNSGKEREDRHVQERTCSVWSLLRPANRTLRNMLYSSHSETVLHPVCHVRNLMLWTAVYLPSSSPTTPSDDSCAPYPVPGANPEDAPLGRRPKTRSFDNLPSACELGSALAPNRRSSDPSLNEKWQDHRRSLELNMAVGPEGGGNQEFQPNADGPGADGQHSELGDGPQTQESPAGLRQDAPVSPAGEEVKEVELSVVVGVAEGQMENILQDATEDAGADMQGPSPAAGVTAADAAVKWEVESERENLLTVVNGAEMQRDIIANGHHPENGGTEAEDDGHSAPWPSQKEEGLHQEPADDAQTAEGAVEQGAERPSVEEEPSSGEQQPSAALRTVTNGFVDSSPEEQDVDEACPVSEPEHGGPQLGEQGDKRGSLMESSTETLTEEACSKLELSAQQSVLADRQPHGDGRSQHPCFRKDKEAAEHGFSRTLNGGSKHSSVGAFQSASAELSREGLHNGDCSDGDPCVGPHWSKGTGERAPLSRQVSLASCNSLILHPRGFCSQHRWCHAVLSRATVSPEQPARSHLDDDGLTLHTDAIQQRLRQIEAGHQMEVETLKKQVQELWSRLENQQHAGSHRINGDVGDEVTSTTDSEYNLDPNCLSRCSTELFSEASWEQVDKQDTEVTRWYPDHLAAQCYGCESRFWLATRKHHCSGREAVQEVWNCGNVFCASCCDQKMPVPSQQLFEPCRVCKNCYSSLQLSSAPLDHELEKPITASSN; encoded by the exons ATG gaggaggaggggcagcAGAGCCTGGAGTGTATCCAGGCCAATCAGATCTTCCCTAAGAAGTCCCCGGTGCTGGAGGAGGAAAACATGCAG GTGCCCTTTCCTGAGCTGCACGGCGAGTTCACAGAGTATGTGGGGAGAGCCGAGGACGCCATCATCGCAATGTCCAACTATCGCCTGCACATTAAGTTCAAAGAGTCCATTGTCAAC AGTTGTTGTTGTGAGGTCTCA GTCCCCCTGCAGCTGATTGAGTGTGTAGAGGGCCGGGACATGTTTCAGCTTCACGTCACCTGTAAGGACTGCAAGGTTGTCAG GTGCCAGTTCTCCACCTTTGAGCAGTGCCAGGAGTGGCTGAAACGTCTGAACGCGGCAGTCAGGCCGCCCTCGCGCTTAGAGGACCTCTTCTCCTTCGCCTTCCACGCCTGGTGCATGGAGGTGTACGCCGGTGAGAAGGAGCAGCACGGCGAGCTCTGCAGGCCAG GGGAACATGTGACCTCGTGGTTCAAGAACGAGGTGGAAAGGATGGGCTTTGACACGCAGAACGCCTGGAGGATATCGGACATCAACAGCAagttcag GCTCTGCCCCAGCTATCCTCAGCAGCTCCTGGTGCCAGCCTGGATCACTGACAAGGAGCTGGAAAACGTGGCCGCCTTCCGCTCCTGGAAGAGGTTTCCCGCCGTGGTTTACAG GCACCAGAGCACAGGAGCGGTGATCGCCCGCTGCGGCCAACCAGAAGTCAGCTGGTGGGGATGGAGGAACGCCGACGACGAGCACCTGGTCCAGTCCATCGCCAAGGCGTGCGCCGTGGACGGCAGCGGTCGCAAACATCTCGCTAACGGCAGCTACACCAACGGCTCAGACCTGCCTGAGAGCGATTTCG ATTCGTCCATGACCAACAGCTCAGAGGTGGAGACTCTGGCCATCCAGCCCCACAAACTGCTGATCCTGGACGCTAGGTCGTACGCGGCGGCCGTGGCTAATAGGGCTAAGGGGGGAGGCTGTGAATGCCCAG AGTACTATCCCAACTGCGAGGTGGTATTCATGGGAATGGCCAACATCCACTCCATCCGTAAGAGTTTCCAGTCACTGCGTTTCCTCTGCACTCAGATGCCGGATCCAGccaa CTGGCTTTCTGCGCTGGAGAGCACCAAGTGGCTGCAGCAcctgtctctgctgctgaaggCGGCCCTGCTGGTGGTCAATGCAGTGGACAGAGACCACAGACCCGTGTTGGTGCATTGCTCCGATGGCTGGGACCGCACGCCGCAGATCGTTGCTCTGTCCAAACTGCTTTTGGACCCTTACTATCGCACCATCGAG GGCTTCCAGGTGTTGGTGGAAACAGAGTGGCTGGACTTTGGCCACAAGTTCGCCGACCGCTGTGGTCACGGGGAGAACTCCGAGGACCTGAACGAGCGCTGCCCCGTCTTCCTGCAGTGGCTGGACTGCGTTCACCAGCTGCAGAGGCAATTTCCCTGCTCCTTCGAGTTCAACGAGGCCTTCCTG GTGAAGCTGGTGCAGCACACCTACTCCTGTCTCTTCGGCACCTTCCTGTGTAACAGCGGCAAGGAGAGAGAGGATCGGCACGTTCAGGAGAGAACCTGCTCCGTGTGGTCACTGCTCCGGCCAGCCAACCGCACGCTGAGAAACATGCTGTACTCCTCCCACTCTGAAACC GTTCTCCACCCCGTGTGTCACGTGAGGAACCTGATGCTGTGGACGGCCGTCTACCTTCCCAGCTCCTCTCCCACCACGCCCTCCGACGACTCCTGCGCTCCGTATCCCGTGCCCGGTGCCAACCCGGAGGATGCGCCCCTGGGCAG ACGTCCAAAAACTCGCTCTTTTGACAACCTGCCCAGTGCATGTGAGCTGGGAAGCGCGCTGGCTCCCAACCGCCGCTCCAGCGACCCCAGCCTCAACGAGAAGTGGCAGGACCACCGGCGCTCTCTGGAGCTCAACATGGCAGTGGGCCCTGAGGGAGGGGGGAATCAGGAGTTTCAGCCCAACGCAGACGGGCCTGGTGCAGACGGACAGCACTCTGAGTTGGGCGACGGTCCGCAGACCCAGGAGTCCCCGGCCGGCCTGCGACAGGACGCGCCTGTAAGCCCGGCAGGAGAGGAAGTAAAGGAGGTGGAACTCTCTGTGGTGGTCGGCGTGGCTGAGGGACAAATGGAGAATATCCTTCAGGACGCCACAGAGGACGCAGGAGCAGACATGCAGGGACCGAGCCCCGCTGCAGGCGTTACGGCTGCTGACGCAGCAGTGAAGTGGGAAGTAGAAAGTGAGAGGGAGAACCTGCTGACGGTGGTTAACGGGGCTGAGATGCAGAGAGACATAATTGCAAATGGTCACCATCCTGAAAACGGTGGGACGGAGGCTGAGGACGACGGCCATTCTGCTCCTTGGCCTTCACAGAAGGAAGAGGGGCTCCATCAGGAGCCGGCCGACGACGCTCAGACAGCAGAGGGCGCTGTGGAGCAGGGTGCAGAGCGACCTTCTGTAGAAGAGGAGCCCAGCTCAGGAGAGCAGCAGCCGTCAGCGGCCCTCAGAACTGTGACTAACGGCTTTGTGGACAGCTCACCTGAGGAGCAGGACGTAGATGAAGCCTGTCCCGTCTCTGAACCTGAGCACGGCGGCCCACAGCTGGGAGAACAGGGGGACAAGAGGGGCTCCCTGATGGAGAGCTCCACAGAGACATTAACTGAAGAGGCCTGCAGCAAACTGGAGCTTTCAGCTCAACAAAGTGTTTTAGCCGACCGCCAGCCGCACGGCGATGGGAGGAGCCAGCATCCCTGCTTCAGGAAGGACAAGGAGGCGGCTGAGCACGGCTTCAGCAGAACTTTAAACGGCGGCAGCAAGCACTCCTCAGTCGGTGCCTTTCAATCTGCAAGTGCTGAGCTAAGCAGGGAGGGCTTGCATAACGGAGACTGCTCCGACGGAGACCCCTGCGTCGGGCCTCACTGGTCCAAAGGGACCGGGGAGCGGGCCCCTCTGAGCAGGCAGGTCTCCCTCGCCAGCTGCAACTCCCTGATCCTCCACCCGCGAGGCTTTTGCTCCCAGCACCGCTGGTGCCACGCCGTGCTGAGCCGGGCCACCGTCAGCCCGGAGCAGCCCGCCCGCAGCCACCTGGACGACGACGGGCTGACCCTGCACACGGACGCCATCCAGCAGAGGCTCAGGCAGATCGAGGcgggccaccagatggaggtgGAGACGCTGAAGAAGCAGGTGCAGGAGCTGTGGAGTCGGctggagaaccagcagcacgcCGGCTCTCACAGGATCAACGGAGACGTGGGAGATGAAGTG ACCTCGACCACCGACTCCGAGTACAACCTGGACCCAAACTGTTTGTCGCGCTGCAGCACAGAGCTCTTCTCAGAGGCCAGCTGGGAGCAGGTGGACAAGCAGGACACTGAG GTGACTCGCTGGTACCCCGATCATTTGGCCGCCCAGTGTTACGGCTGCGAGAGCAGGTTCTGGCTGGCCACAAGGAAGCATCATTGCAG TGGCAGAGAGGCTGTCCAGGAGGTCTG GAACTGCGGTAACGTGTTCTGTGCCAGCTGTTGCGACCAAAAGATGCCAGTGCCAAGCCAGCAGCTGTTTGAGCCTTGCCGCGTCTGTAAGAACTGCTACAGCAGCCTTCAGCTCAGCTCGGCTCCTCTCGACCACGAGCTGGAGAAACCCATCACGGCGAGCTCCAACTGA
- the mtmr3 gene encoding myotubularin-related protein 3 isoform X4, with protein MEEEGQQSLECIQANQIFPKKSPVLEEENMQVPFPELHGEFTEYVGRAEDAIIAMSNYRLHIKFKESIVNSCCCEVSVPLQLIECVEGRDMFQLHVTCKDCKVVRCQFSTFEQCQEWLKRLNAAVRPPSRLEDLFSFAFHAWCMEVYAGEKEQHGELCRPGEHVTSWFKNEVERMGFDTQNAWRISDINSKFRLCPSYPQQLLVPAWITDKELENVAAFRSWKRFPAVVYRHQSTGAVIARCGQPEVSWWGWRNADDEHLVQSIAKACAVDGSGRKHLANGSYTNGSDLPESDFDSSMTNSSEVETLAIQPHKLLILDARSYAAAVANRAKGGGCECPEYYPNCEVVFMGMANIHSIRKSFQSLRFLCTQMPDPANWLSALESTKWLQHLSLLLKAALLVVNAVDRDHRPVLVHCSDGWDRTPQIVALSKLLLDPYYRTIEGFQVLVETEWLDFGHKFADRCGHGENSEDLNERCPVFLQWLDCVHQLQRQFPCSFEFNEAFLVKLVQHTYSCLFGTFLCNSGKEREDRHVQERTCSVWSLLRPANRTLRNMLYSSHSETVLHPVCHVRNLMLWTAVYLPSSSPTTPSDDSCAPYPVPGANPEDAPLGRRPKTRSFDNLPSACELGSALAPNRRSSDPSLNEKWQDHRRSLELNMAVGPEGGGNQEFQPNADGPGADGQHSELGDGPQTQESPAGLRQDAPVSPAGEEVKEVELSVVVGVAEGQMENILQDATEDAGADMQGPSPAAGVTAADAAVKWEVESERENLLTVVNGAEMQRDIIANGHHPENGGTEAEDDGHSAPWPSQKEEGLHQEPADDAQTAEGAVEQGAERPSVEEEPSSGEQQPSAALRTVTNGFVDSSPEEQDVDEACPVSEPEHGGPQLGEQGDKRGSLMESSTETLTEEACSKLELSAQQSVLADRQPHGDGRSQHPCFRKDKEAAEHGFSRTLNGGSKHSSVGAFQSASAELSREGLHNGDCSDGDPCVGPHWSKGTGERAPLSRQVSLASCNSLILHPRGFCSQHRWCHAVLSRATVSPEQPARSHLDDDGLTLHTDAIQQRLRQIEAGHQMEVETLKKQVQELWSRLENQQHAGSHRINGDVGDEVTSTTDSEYNLDPNCLSRCSTELFSEASWEQVDKQDTEELR; from the exons ATG gaggaggaggggcagcAGAGCCTGGAGTGTATCCAGGCCAATCAGATCTTCCCTAAGAAGTCCCCGGTGCTGGAGGAGGAAAACATGCAG GTGCCCTTTCCTGAGCTGCACGGCGAGTTCACAGAGTATGTGGGGAGAGCCGAGGACGCCATCATCGCAATGTCCAACTATCGCCTGCACATTAAGTTCAAAGAGTCCATTGTCAAC AGTTGTTGTTGTGAGGTCTCA GTCCCCCTGCAGCTGATTGAGTGTGTAGAGGGCCGGGACATGTTTCAGCTTCACGTCACCTGTAAGGACTGCAAGGTTGTCAG GTGCCAGTTCTCCACCTTTGAGCAGTGCCAGGAGTGGCTGAAACGTCTGAACGCGGCAGTCAGGCCGCCCTCGCGCTTAGAGGACCTCTTCTCCTTCGCCTTCCACGCCTGGTGCATGGAGGTGTACGCCGGTGAGAAGGAGCAGCACGGCGAGCTCTGCAGGCCAG GGGAACATGTGACCTCGTGGTTCAAGAACGAGGTGGAAAGGATGGGCTTTGACACGCAGAACGCCTGGAGGATATCGGACATCAACAGCAagttcag GCTCTGCCCCAGCTATCCTCAGCAGCTCCTGGTGCCAGCCTGGATCACTGACAAGGAGCTGGAAAACGTGGCCGCCTTCCGCTCCTGGAAGAGGTTTCCCGCCGTGGTTTACAG GCACCAGAGCACAGGAGCGGTGATCGCCCGCTGCGGCCAACCAGAAGTCAGCTGGTGGGGATGGAGGAACGCCGACGACGAGCACCTGGTCCAGTCCATCGCCAAGGCGTGCGCCGTGGACGGCAGCGGTCGCAAACATCTCGCTAACGGCAGCTACACCAACGGCTCAGACCTGCCTGAGAGCGATTTCG ATTCGTCCATGACCAACAGCTCAGAGGTGGAGACTCTGGCCATCCAGCCCCACAAACTGCTGATCCTGGACGCTAGGTCGTACGCGGCGGCCGTGGCTAATAGGGCTAAGGGGGGAGGCTGTGAATGCCCAG AGTACTATCCCAACTGCGAGGTGGTATTCATGGGAATGGCCAACATCCACTCCATCCGTAAGAGTTTCCAGTCACTGCGTTTCCTCTGCACTCAGATGCCGGATCCAGccaa CTGGCTTTCTGCGCTGGAGAGCACCAAGTGGCTGCAGCAcctgtctctgctgctgaaggCGGCCCTGCTGGTGGTCAATGCAGTGGACAGAGACCACAGACCCGTGTTGGTGCATTGCTCCGATGGCTGGGACCGCACGCCGCAGATCGTTGCTCTGTCCAAACTGCTTTTGGACCCTTACTATCGCACCATCGAG GGCTTCCAGGTGTTGGTGGAAACAGAGTGGCTGGACTTTGGCCACAAGTTCGCCGACCGCTGTGGTCACGGGGAGAACTCCGAGGACCTGAACGAGCGCTGCCCCGTCTTCCTGCAGTGGCTGGACTGCGTTCACCAGCTGCAGAGGCAATTTCCCTGCTCCTTCGAGTTCAACGAGGCCTTCCTG GTGAAGCTGGTGCAGCACACCTACTCCTGTCTCTTCGGCACCTTCCTGTGTAACAGCGGCAAGGAGAGAGAGGATCGGCACGTTCAGGAGAGAACCTGCTCCGTGTGGTCACTGCTCCGGCCAGCCAACCGCACGCTGAGAAACATGCTGTACTCCTCCCACTCTGAAACC GTTCTCCACCCCGTGTGTCACGTGAGGAACCTGATGCTGTGGACGGCCGTCTACCTTCCCAGCTCCTCTCCCACCACGCCCTCCGACGACTCCTGCGCTCCGTATCCCGTGCCCGGTGCCAACCCGGAGGATGCGCCCCTGGGCAG ACGTCCAAAAACTCGCTCTTTTGACAACCTGCCCAGTGCATGTGAGCTGGGAAGCGCGCTGGCTCCCAACCGCCGCTCCAGCGACCCCAGCCTCAACGAGAAGTGGCAGGACCACCGGCGCTCTCTGGAGCTCAACATGGCAGTGGGCCCTGAGGGAGGGGGGAATCAGGAGTTTCAGCCCAACGCAGACGGGCCTGGTGCAGACGGACAGCACTCTGAGTTGGGCGACGGTCCGCAGACCCAGGAGTCCCCGGCCGGCCTGCGACAGGACGCGCCTGTAAGCCCGGCAGGAGAGGAAGTAAAGGAGGTGGAACTCTCTGTGGTGGTCGGCGTGGCTGAGGGACAAATGGAGAATATCCTTCAGGACGCCACAGAGGACGCAGGAGCAGACATGCAGGGACCGAGCCCCGCTGCAGGCGTTACGGCTGCTGACGCAGCAGTGAAGTGGGAAGTAGAAAGTGAGAGGGAGAACCTGCTGACGGTGGTTAACGGGGCTGAGATGCAGAGAGACATAATTGCAAATGGTCACCATCCTGAAAACGGTGGGACGGAGGCTGAGGACGACGGCCATTCTGCTCCTTGGCCTTCACAGAAGGAAGAGGGGCTCCATCAGGAGCCGGCCGACGACGCTCAGACAGCAGAGGGCGCTGTGGAGCAGGGTGCAGAGCGACCTTCTGTAGAAGAGGAGCCCAGCTCAGGAGAGCAGCAGCCGTCAGCGGCCCTCAGAACTGTGACTAACGGCTTTGTGGACAGCTCACCTGAGGAGCAGGACGTAGATGAAGCCTGTCCCGTCTCTGAACCTGAGCACGGCGGCCCACAGCTGGGAGAACAGGGGGACAAGAGGGGCTCCCTGATGGAGAGCTCCACAGAGACATTAACTGAAGAGGCCTGCAGCAAACTGGAGCTTTCAGCTCAACAAAGTGTTTTAGCCGACCGCCAGCCGCACGGCGATGGGAGGAGCCAGCATCCCTGCTTCAGGAAGGACAAGGAGGCGGCTGAGCACGGCTTCAGCAGAACTTTAAACGGCGGCAGCAAGCACTCCTCAGTCGGTGCCTTTCAATCTGCAAGTGCTGAGCTAAGCAGGGAGGGCTTGCATAACGGAGACTGCTCCGACGGAGACCCCTGCGTCGGGCCTCACTGGTCCAAAGGGACCGGGGAGCGGGCCCCTCTGAGCAGGCAGGTCTCCCTCGCCAGCTGCAACTCCCTGATCCTCCACCCGCGAGGCTTTTGCTCCCAGCACCGCTGGTGCCACGCCGTGCTGAGCCGGGCCACCGTCAGCCCGGAGCAGCCCGCCCGCAGCCACCTGGACGACGACGGGCTGACCCTGCACACGGACGCCATCCAGCAGAGGCTCAGGCAGATCGAGGcgggccaccagatggaggtgGAGACGCTGAAGAAGCAGGTGCAGGAGCTGTGGAGTCGGctggagaaccagcagcacgcCGGCTCTCACAGGATCAACGGAGACGTGGGAGATGAAGTG ACCTCGACCACCGACTCCGAGTACAACCTGGACCCAAACTGTTTGTCGCGCTGCAGCACAGAGCTCTTCTCAGAGGCCAGCTGGGAGCAGGTGGACAAGCAGGACACTGAG GAACTGCGGTAA